The Streptomyces sp. B3I8 nucleotide sequence ACCCGCACGGCCTGGGGGCCAGCGATTTCGAGGTGCTCGACCTCCTCGCCGCGCAGGCGCCGCAGGAGGGCGAGCAGTGCCGGGTGCACAACCTCGTCGGCCGGGTCCATCTCAGCCAGAGCGCGCTGTCCCGGCTCATCGGCCGGCTGGAGAAGGACGGCCTGGTGACGCGTTCCGTCTGCGCGCACGACCGGCGCGGAGTGTGGGTCGCCCTGACCGAGAAGGGCCGCACCCTGTACGCCGAGGTGCGGCCCCTGCAACGGGCGGTGCTGGAACGGATGTTGAGCGACTGACGTCGAAGTCGAGCGACCGACGTCAGGGCTGGGTGGCTCGGGTCAGGGCCGGGCCAGTCGGCTGCGGACACCGTGCGAGTCGAGGGTCAGGCCGTGCGGCGAACTGGCGTCGATGGTGAGGGACAGTTCGTCGGCGGGCCACTGGGCGGCCAGTGCCCCGAGCGGGACCAGCCGGTAGCGGGTCACGGACGGCAGCAGCTCCGCCATCTCCCCCTCCGAGGTGAACACCGGCACGGTCTGCGTCCCGCCCGGCTGTTCCAGTACGGGCAGGGCGACGGTGGTCGGGTCGGTGGCGTCCTCGCCGGTGGCGTCGTCCGGCACGGGGATCAGGACCTCGCTCCCGGCCAGCGTGTCCAGCGCGTCGGTGTCCTCGGCGTCCACCAGCAGGGTGGTGAGCGCGTCCCGGACGGCGGTGGTCGTGCGGGGGCTTTCGGGTGTGTCCATGGCAGATTCCCAGGTCGTGGCGGTCGGGCGGCCCCGTGTGTGAGCGGCCCGATCGGACCTCGGGGCGCCTACCCAGGCGCACCCGGACCATGCGCCCCGGGTCCCGGAAGTGACGTCGCGTCCTCAGCCGGCGGTGGCTTCGAACCAGGTCGGCTCGTCGGAGAGCGCCTGCTTGATCCGGAGGCGATGACCGTTCCGCAGCGGGGGCAGGGCGTCCAGTGCGAACCAGCCCACCGCGAGCGACTCGTCATCGTTCACCCGGGGCTCGCCGGCCACGGGCCGGCAGCGGAAGGTGATGTCCATGAACTGGCAGATGTCACCGTTGGCGTAGGTGATCTCGCGGCTCACGCCGACCGAAACGACGCGCTCGGCGACGCAGCGCACCGCTGTCTCCTCGTACACCTCGCGCACGGCACAGTCGGCCGGCTGCTCACCGGGGTCCGGGATGCCGCCGATCAGCGCCCACTCGTGGTTGTCGGCGCGCTGCCCGAGCAGGATCCGTCCGGCGTCGTCCAGGACGACGGCGGTGACGCCGGGGATCCACAGCAACTGGTGGCCCGCGGAGGCCCGGAGGGTGTGAATGAAGTCAGGGGTGGCCATGCCACGACCCTAGAGCTCCTCCCGCGGCCACCCTCCGCCGGGCCCGGCCGCCGTCCGGCCGTGACTCCTGCTCGGACGCCGTCCGTCCGGCGTCGTCACCCCTGCTCGGACGCCTGCCGCCCGGCGCCTCCCGTCCGTCGGGCGCGGACCGTGCCGGTCACCGCCCGGCCGAGGCCGCCGGCCGCGACGAGCACCAGCGCCAGTTCGGGCAGGGTGCCCAGCCGGGTCGCGGGCGTCTGCGAGGAGCGCAGCGGCACCTTCTGCACCAGGGAGTCCGCGACGAACATGCCGGTCTTCTGGGTGATCCGCCCGTCCGGCATGATCACCGCGCTGACGCCGCTGGTCACCGGCACGGTGACGGTGCGGCTGTGCTCCACGGCGCGGACCCGGGACATGGCGAGCTGCTGGTACGTCATCTCGCTGCGGTCGAAGGTGGCGTTGTTGCTGGGCACCGAGATGATCTGGGCGCCGTCGGTGACGGTGGAGCGGACGGTCCAGTCGAAGGCCGCCTCGTAGCAGGTGACGAGGCCGACGTGGGCGCCCGCCATGGTGAAGACGCCCGGCTCGTGGCCCCGGCTGAAGTCCTGGCGCACCATCGACGTCCACGTCTTGTTGATCGCGCCGATCATGCCGCGCAGCGGGAGGAACTCCCCGAAGGGCTGGATCTGCCGCTTGTCGTAGATGTCCCGCGGCCCCTTCTCCGGGTCCCAGAGGATCTGCTCGTTGTAGAGCTTGCCGTCGCGTTCGATGACGGCGCCGACCGAGAGCGGGGCCTTGATCGCCTCGGCCGCGCCCTCGATGACGGCGTAGGCGTCCGCGTTGGTGTAGGGGTCGATGTCGGAGGAGTTCTCCGGCCACAGCACGAGGTCGGGCCGGGCCTTCTTGCCGGCGTCGACCTCGGCGGCCAGCCGCCGGGTCTCGCGCACGTGGTAGTCGAGGACGGCACGGCGCTGGGCGTTGAAATCGAGGCCCGCGCGCGGCACATTGCCCTGGATGACGGCGACCGTGGTGGTGCCGTCCTCGGCCTTGTCGCTCACCAGCGTGCGGGAGGCGAACGCGCCTGCCACGGGGACGGCCACGCTCAGCAGCGCGACGGCGGCGGCCCCGCGCCGCAGCCCGCCGGTACGCCGCGCCGCGACCGCGAGCCGGACCGCTTCGCCGAGTCCGAAACCGCACAGGACGACCGCGAAGCCGAGCACCGGGGTGCCGCCCGCGGCCGCGAGGGGGAGGAAGATCCCGTCGGCCTGACCGAAGGCGACCTTGCCCCAGGGGAAGCCGCCGAACGGCACCCGCGCGCGTGCCGCCTCCCCCGCCGTCCACAGCGCCGCCGCCCACAGCGGCCGGCCGGGCAGCCGGGAGACGGCGGTGATACCGGCGCCGACCAGGGCGACGAAGGCCGCCTCCGCCGCGACGAGCGCCAGCCACGGTCCGGGACCGACCTCGACGCCGGTCCAGACCAGGAGCGGCAGCAGGAACCCGAGGCCGAACAGATAGCCGAGGCCGAGCCCGGCCTTCCAGGTGCGGCCGCGCAGCAGCAGTCCGAATCCGGCGAAGGCCGCCAGGGCCAGCCAGGACAGGGTGCGGGGCGGGAAGCTGACGTAGAGGAGCACTCCGCAGAGCGCCGCGACGGCGGCCGGCAGGAGTCGGCGCAGCAGGCGGAGGGAGCGCGCGGCCGGCGTGGCCCTGGGGCCGAGCCGGTCGGGCCGGTCCACGGTGGTGGCGGTGGCGGTCACTCCGGGAGTGTACGGGGCGTGACCAGCGGGGCGACAGATCGGTCCGGTCCGTCCCGCCGCTCCCCCGGCACCGGCCGTCACCTCAGCTGGACCGTTTCTGCACAGCTCGTACACAAAACGGCCCCCGACCGTTACGGTGTGCCCCGGACCCGGGACGAGGGACGCCCACCGGGTCCGGCCACCGCCTGGGGGCGGGGCGCCGACCGGGGGCCGTCGCGGGCCGGGGCACGACAGGGCGGGGGTGTGGGGTGGGCACCGCAAGAGACGGAGCGGAGGCCACGGGGCAGAGGGCGACGGCCGGGGGAACGGCTGTCCGGGAGCGCCGTGGCAGCGCGGACGCGTGGGGGGTGACGATCCTCGGCGCCTGCGCCGGGTGGGCGCTGCTCACGGCGGCCGGGCGGGACGGCAGACCCGAGGGGGTGCTGCTCGCGGTGCTCGCGGTCGCCGCCGGATACGCCACCGGCCGGATCGCCGGTGCCCTGCTGCCGGTGGCCGCGCCCGCCGTGGCCGCCCTGGCCGGGCTCGGGCTGGCGCTGGGGGTTCCGGGCGCGACGGCCGGTCCCCGGCTCGCCGCGCCGCTCGGTCACGCCGGTGCCACCGCCGCGCTGCTGACACTTTCGTCGGGCGCCGCCTGCTGCGCCGCCTTGGCGGCCGCGGCACCGCTGCCCCGGTTCACGCTGCGACTGCTTGCCGCCGGTACCGCCGTGGCCGCGGCTGTCCAGGGGTCGGTGGCCGGCTGCCTCGCGTGTGCCGGGGTGCTGCTCTGTTCGCCGGCCGCCGCGCGGATGCGGCACCGCGGGCTCGCTCTCGCCGGTCCGGCGGCCGCGGTCGCGGCGGCGGGCGCTCTGGCCTGGGCGGTGGCCGAGGACGCCCTGCCCGAGGGGCTGGCCGCGTCGGCGGAGGGACAGCTGGGCGGGTACCGGGTCCTGCTGTGGCGGGACGCGGTGGGGATGGCGGGCCGTGATCCCCTGCTGGGCGCGGGGCCCGGACGGTTCGGTGAGCTGAGCCCGACCGCCGCGGCCACACTGACCTCCGACGGCCGGCCGCACTCGGCGGCCCTGCAGCAGGCGGCGGAGCAGGGTCTGGTCGGGGTGGCACTGCTGGCGGCCGCGGGCGCCTGGGTGCTGTACGCGCTGTGGCGTTCGCCGCGCGGTACGCCGGTGGTGCTCAGCGCGGGTGTGGCGCTGGCCGCGGTGGGCGTGCTGGCGACGGTGGGCAACGCCCTGAGCTTCACGACGGTCACCGCGGGGGCGGGCGCGCTGGCGGGCGTCGCGACGGCCCGGCCGCTCGGCGGCGACGAGGGTGAGGGCGCCCCGGAGCGGTGAGGGCGGGGGAACCGTCTCCGCGCGGTGCGGTTCAGCCCGCCGTGTCCGCCACCGGCGGGTGCAGGCGGTCGCTGATGACACGGACCGCGGCCTCCGCGTTGTCGACGGTGATGGTGAACACGTGCCCGTCCCACAGCCGCAGCACGAGCCCCTCGCCCCGCCGTACGACCACCGCGGTGCCCTTCTCGGGCCGCCAGCGGTAGCCCCAGCCGCCCCATTGGCGCGGGGTGACTCTGGGCGCGAACTCGGCGCCCACGACGTGGGACAGGGGGATGCGGCGGCGCGGCACTCCGATGTGGCCGCAGCGCACTTCGAGGCACTCCCCGTCGACCCTCACCGCGACGTGCACGAAGGCGAGGGTGCCGAAGAGGATGAGCAGCCCGGCGGCGATGCAGCCCACGACGGACATGGCCAGCGCGGCGACGCCGGATTCCCATGCGGAGTCGATGGCCAGCTCGATGCCGAGCGCGAGGCAGGCGGCGCCGGCGAGGGCCGCGAGCCACTGGGCGCGGTTGGTGGCGCGTCCGGTCCAGATGTCCGGGTGCCTGTGGTCACCGTGGGGGTGGTCCCTCATGTCCCTGAGGGTAGCCCGATTCCGCTGCGCGGGCAGTCGCTCGCACAGCGTCGCCCCCGCGGTGGCCGGGTTCCGGAGGCGTCAGCGTGCGGGGCTGACCGTGTCCAGCAGTCGGCCCTCCTCGTAGGCAGCGGCCTCCGGCGGCAGCGGCGCCTCGCGCCCGCTCAGGAGCACCGTCAGCGTGCCCCGTACCGCGGCCTCCGGGTCCGGGAGCGCGCCGAGGCGGCGCAGCGCCTGCGCGGCGACGGCGGTGGCGGACCCGTGCAGGACCGGCGAGGGGCGGCCGGGGCCGCGCAGGGCGGCGCGGATGCGCTCGGCGACGAGCTCGTAGTGGGTGCAGCCGAGGACGACGGTCCTCACGTGGTCCGGCGTGCGCGCGGCGGCGTCGGCGATCGCGGCGTCGATCGCGGTCTCGTCGGCGTGCTGCACGGCCTCGGCGAGACCGGGGCAGGCCACCTCGGTGACGTCCAGGTCGTCGGCGAACTCCCGGATGAGGCCGCGCTGGTAGGGGCTGCCGGTCGTGGCGGGGGTGGCCCAGATGGCGAAGGGTGCGCCGCCGGCCGCTGCCGGCTTGATCGCGGGGACGGTGCCGATGACCCGCAGCCCGGGTTCGAGGCGGGCCCGCAGCGTGGGCAGGGCGTGCACGGAGGCGGTGTTGCAGGCGACGATCAGCGCGTCGGGGCGCTGTGCGGCGGCGGCCTCGGCGACGGCCACGGCATGAGCGGTGAGATCCTCGGGGGTGCGCGGGCCCCAGGGCATGCTGTCGGGGTCGGAGGACAGCACGAGATCGGCGTCGGGCCGCAGTCGGCGTACCGCGGCGGCGGTCGGGAGCAGTCCGATTCCTGAGTCCATGAGCGCGATCTTCACCCGGTCAC carries:
- a CDS encoding SseB family protein, translated to MDTPESPRTTTAVRDALTTLLVDAEDTDALDTLAGSEVLIPVPDDATGEDATDPTTVALPVLEQPGGTQTVPVFTSEGEMAELLPSVTRYRLVPLGALAAQWPADELSLTIDASSPHGLTLDSHGVRSRLARP
- the lnt gene encoding apolipoprotein N-acyltransferase, which encodes MTATATTVDRPDRLGPRATPAARSLRLLRRLLPAAVAALCGVLLYVSFPPRTLSWLALAAFAGFGLLLRGRTWKAGLGLGYLFGLGFLLPLLVWTGVEVGPGPWLALVAAEAAFVALVGAGITAVSRLPGRPLWAAALWTAGEAARARVPFGGFPWGKVAFGQADGIFLPLAAAGGTPVLGFAVVLCGFGLGEAVRLAVAARRTGGLRRGAAAVALLSVAVPVAGAFASRTLVSDKAEDGTTTVAVIQGNVPRAGLDFNAQRRAVLDYHVRETRRLAAEVDAGKKARPDLVLWPENSSDIDPYTNADAYAVIEGAAEAIKAPLSVGAVIERDGKLYNEQILWDPEKGPRDIYDKRQIQPFGEFLPLRGMIGAINKTWTSMVRQDFSRGHEPGVFTMAGAHVGLVTCYEAAFDWTVRSTVTDGAQIISVPSNNATFDRSEMTYQQLAMSRVRAVEHSRTVTVPVTSGVSAVIMPDGRITQKTGMFVADSLVQKVPLRSSQTPATRLGTLPELALVLVAAGGLGRAVTGTVRARRTGGAGRQASEQG
- a CDS encoding MarR family winged helix-turn-helix transcriptional regulator; the encoded protein is MSAKTATSPLEERWRDILSVHARTMCEIDRALHPHGLGASDFEVLDLLAAQAPQEGEQCRVHNLVGRVHLSQSALSRLIGRLEKDGLVTRSVCAHDRRGVWVALTEKGRTLYAEVRPLQRAVLERMLSD
- a CDS encoding glutamate racemase codes for the protein MKIALMDSGIGLLPTAAAVRRLRPDADLVLSSDPDSMPWGPRTPEDLTAHAVAVAEAAAAQRPDALIVACNTASVHALPTLRARLEPGLRVIGTVPAIKPAAAGGAPFAIWATPATTGSPYQRGLIREFADDLDVTEVACPGLAEAVQHADETAIDAAIADAAARTPDHVRTVVLGCTHYELVAERIRAALRGPGRPSPVLHGSATAVAAQALRRLGALPDPEAAVRGTLTVLLSGREAPLPPEAAAYEEGRLLDTVSPAR
- a CDS encoding O-antigen ligase family protein, encoding MTILGACAGWALLTAAGRDGRPEGVLLAVLAVAAGYATGRIAGALLPVAAPAVAALAGLGLALGVPGATAGPRLAAPLGHAGATAALLTLSSGAACCAALAAAAPLPRFTLRLLAAGTAVAAAVQGSVAGCLACAGVLLCSPAAARMRHRGLALAGPAAAVAAAGALAWAVAEDALPEGLAASAEGQLGGYRVLLWRDAVGMAGRDPLLGAGPGRFGELSPTAAATLTSDGRPHSAALQQAAEQGLVGVALLAAAGAWVLYALWRSPRGTPVVLSAGVALAAVGVLATVGNALSFTTVTAGAGALAGVATARPLGGDEGEGAPER
- a CDS encoding NUDIX domain-containing protein gives rise to the protein MATPDFIHTLRASAGHQLLWIPGVTAVVLDDAGRILLGQRADNHEWALIGGIPDPGEQPADCAVREVYEETAVRCVAERVVSVGVSREITYANGDICQFMDITFRCRPVAGEPRVNDDESLAVGWFALDALPPLRNGHRLRIKQALSDEPTWFEATAG